The Besnoitia besnoiti strain Bb-Ger1 chromosome IV, whole genome shotgun sequence genome contains a region encoding:
- a CDS encoding hypothetical protein (encoded by transcript BESB_056490) codes for MASSPFRRSGAFSLFVLFSLALLSSAALVGHALSRRFQARDHARKAHRALEPEVDRHADKPQHSFLSLFPKKHDQQSSPVVTNESARLPSLEIGLKVDADAAVAAPATGASTGSTSDSSSSAAGSAAPVSASGPNQPSKPAARSAAAPGASPPVASLARLRPAPTSSARLSEEPDSLPTLAQVHEAQAITGAFDARSRRLLSKDVDRQLQSPDGKRLIIKPPRDESSYAVFTLPALKLHGLAIADKEEATGSFAISVGCGFFHDPPAIPGIAHQLEHLIFLGAEGDQKATSWDEFVTSRGGTHNAHTTAELTTFFVAAPTDTLPALLDRFLQHLFHPLFAAEQFASEVMAVQFEHEKNRPDIARILLEVAMAATPSLEASADGPLSGLPSSANGLASFFYRPEVAGKFGTGDFETLCQKPLQQGLDVLKALRQFHAKCYRPENMSIAIRMGRRSVPIIIEGPVDATGAPVPPPPAVKAAVEREAQTHSAYTTDEIEQTAAQILSKYFRKGHGDAATEEFDGADGSDEAFFPSLQSTSPITAPRVFSGPLPHTAEHSESAPGGAEALVKRRDVLKDIEFHRAETGQDAQALLGAFLQMEDEPATAATDQTLKGSDAPQTKSTAGGKVFRVFRQHGWGSRMLVVWQRRTNWAVREFDEQFQPTALIEFLLEYPGEEALLNHLKTQGWIAGGEYVDYTTSQKAFVGLLLELTEKGESNYEKVIAACVAYADSVRRTIDNTYITNFFREFAQVSNRSWTYKDPEDAVNAVVSAAEKLVLLPNRPELVLAGGEFVQLPPDRTLIQIVREEIDSFLPERASAIVVLPAERAQEGAGSIATYAPYEVQYTTADLPALDVADFLEDTPASPEKPQAGSQTPATAPAEDTTETTDVTSKTEGVHQTVENATRPEVAPQKSEDPQTEDKTHASPVPPTTTEEPQTGHNGTTSELIPETSAESQTAGETNASQGLPQTPESTPNQQGQSPSEVLTPTPETSPNEQGATSSDAQTSTPGTTPIEHGATSNEVLTPTPEAAPDAQGATPPEAPTPTPGKTPNVQGATSTEVVTPTPEATPNEQGATSNEVLTPTPETTPSAQGATPPETPTPTPEAAPDAQGSTSNEVVTPTPETTPNEQGATSNEVLTPTPETTPSAQGATPPETPTPTPEAAPDAQGSTSNEVLTPAPEAAPDAQGATPPEAPTPTPGKTPNVQGATSTEVVTPTPEATPNEQGATSNEVLTPTPETTPSAQGATPPETPTPTPEAAPDAQGSTSNEVVTPTPETTPNEQGATPSETPTPTPEAAPDAQGSTSNEVLTPAPETPQNEQGETSSAVQTPTPETTPNEQGATSNEVLTPTPETTPSAQGATSNEVHTPAPETSQNEQGAASSDAQSSTPGKSPNEQGATSNEVLTPTPETTPNEQGAASNEVHTPAPETPQNEQGAASSDAQSSTPEATPNEQGATSNEVLTPTPETTPNEQGATSNEVLTPTPETTPNVQGATSTEVVTPTPETTPNEQAAIPPEVSASSPEATPNGQGAASNEVHTPAPETPQNEQGAASSDAQSSTPEATPNEQGATSNEVLTPTPETTPNVQGATSTEVVTPTPETTPNEQAAIPPEVSASSPEATPNGQGAASNEVVTPTPETTPNVQGATSTEVVTPTPEATPNEQGATSNEVLTPTPETTPSAQGATPPETPTPTPEAAPDAQGSTSNEVVTPTPETTPNEQGATPSETPTPTPEAAPDAQDATSSDAQTSTAGTAPNEQGATSNEVLSPTPEATPNEQGATPPETPTPTPEAAPDTQGETSSAVQTPTPETTPNEQAAIPPEVSASSPEATPNEQGAASNEAPTPTPGKTPNVQGATSTEVVTPTPETTPNEQGSTSNEVVTPTPETTPNEQGATPPETPTPTPEAAPDAQGSTSNEVVTPTPETTPNEQGATPPETPTPTPEAAPDAQDATSSDAQTSTAGTAPNEQGATSNEVLSPTPEATPNEQGATSNEVLSPTPEATPNEQGATSNEVLSPTPEATQNEQGATSNEVLSPTPEATPNKQGATSSEVVTPMIDASSSVVNGNVVEVLPTGVDSFAAAGSQEKQSAETLGVSQTTQASAPAGDPATAQQQAAGNAATSHMGDTTQGTPEAPAFISLKSNVFTLPPAPACGLAAKIRVEPKPVPDICQSLSPVQFAIKPGGGERVEVDSVFTGTSPGAAGVTDESLRNEDEAEKERRRLEASGPPCVLVTEESFTVFWKNSEPFNKPIIRGYFKTRIAADAATGINTLYGKIFTTLAGERARTDLAAFQGCGVDLIMSFTNGALILEIQAFSELFPTVLQRLIQVLKKAKEETTAKDFWRIFKNLKEQLSDFSSMTPFELAMDVALSFVRRNRFSQIDLRQAATSASSAPADEEAQFSQFQDFVKRVLSTNALDVFIMGDISYTDARILAEKYRAAMSQQPLPFSKSAGSEILNVAEDIEINFPNPIAEDTTNAYVSLYVTHPPPDMMEMVVYSLLGEIISSPFFDTIRTHWMDGYVAAAAVREVPPAMTLATIVQGSTRSPDELERHVCAFLSEMEESIGSSMKPDAFVERLRWLIGSKFHRSASSFADYFGEVTTQIASRNFCFIREQLARLAAENFLKCPEILKYYMKRLVNKSNRKRVAVKIKGNSPAPVTKDSPAASAASPALAAPALPNRCLLPGISSFDSATPVEVRQAPSLSTGMALPSAASPAAAASTSGTRSPAEGGAAAGAPAPSADAVRTSKNISQSAEAAAVAAPEDQKAGPRRLRTAAARGSTTGTPTAASWKADKVAESRVLAAGDAGRRGSYSSKYGAQSVFRSSRMQADFSSPIFTLGEGADEGASLIQVETHISYQEGPKEPQPTPSVTTTPEPRAKMPLISTGTKQRDGNLKLTEIATTEYDYEEDEEADTPIQFLPLANQIAPHILERCEADQRAALDGQRIIVEDFFNNPEQARNIIFSKLEKKLHSSGDSLSPLWLSFSRSESCSIRTGTIAKAEEVCGVSDDSQMEAVLVVSPEQPLPGLTPRPPVIGEAPAASDPAAPEAAAPADMPAGPKQQQVVEARADGAPDADVSSSNVAPASNPSANLEAPGDSAVPAEKETIKQLTELQREGSVAVMEEQIRLLQTTQKRQIAEQARLLQARQARLEMQSISQANHLLQQRLDAMKQYGARPTTMFNTWLAPQRHAMWQSPTRGTGGPSGVFSSDIAPSLVSHVASAVQAPRAVAGGLSPASSLHQIAEPSLFRRMLENIWSREQALVQQQHQLQLASAQAASQMTPVSTVSANANANAWAAGQFQQLGQAAALPPQVAAATPVLASSLAGATPMQQVVASNLQAGFAPRPSSLASGSSYSALPTVSQEQGPAVMTVLPPQHAGVRSVLSERPLLAPQAASAFSPASPSAAVPYAATSVPVAQQHSRYPALQQAAVVGSRQVFPSVAAVNYQVAAVQPHFAAEPQASKPMFYASGTVTPAALAAGNNSQQAVAAAAQASSAVATEM; via the exons GTGATGGCAGTGCAATTTGAGCATGAGAAGAATCGCCCGGACATTGCGCGGATTCTGCTGGAAGTCGCgatggcggcgacgccgtccCTGGAGGCCTCTGCCGACGGCCCACTGTCCGGGCTTCCGTCATCTGCGAACGGCCTGGCGTCCTTCTTCTACCGTCCGGAGGTGGCGGGAAAGTTCGGCACTGGCGATTTCGAGACGCTTTGCCagaagccgctgcagcagggccTCGACGTCCTCAAGGCTCTGAGACAGTTCCACGCCAAGTGCTACAGACCTGAAAATATGTCGATCGCGATTCG CATGGGCCGGCGGAGTGTCCCCATCATCATCGAGGGTCCTGTCGACGCCACCGGTGCGCCGGTgccgcccccgcctgcgGTCAAGGCCGCAGTTGAGCGCGAGGCTCAGACGCACTCGGCGTACACGACGGATGAGATTGAGCAGACCGCTGCCCAAATTTTATCAAAGTATTTCCGAAAGGGgcacggagacgcagcgacagaggagTTCGATGGGGCAGATGGTTCAGACGAGGCATTCTTTCCCTCTCTGCAATCGACCTCGCCTATCACCGcaccgcgcgtcttctctggTCCGCTCCCGCACACTGCGGAGCACAGCGAATCGGCGCCCGGGGGTGCGGAGGCTTTggtgaagcgccgcgacgttCTCAAAGACATCGAGTTCCAccgggcggagacaggccaAGACGCACAGGCCCTGCTGGGTGCATTCCTGCAAATGGAGGATGAACCTGCGACGGCTGCAACCGATCAGACGCTGAAAGGGTCCGACGCTCCGCAGACCAAGTCGACTGCCG GCGGCAAGGTATTCCGAGTCTTCCGCCAACACGGCTGGGGCAGCCGCATGCTCGTGGTGTGGCAGCGCAGAACGAACTGGGCCGTCAGAGAATTTGATGAACAATTTCAGCCGACTGCGCTCATCGAGTTCTTGCTCGAGTATCCGGGGGAGGAAGCTCTGCTAAATCATCTAAAAACGCAAG GTTGGATTGCCGGGGGCGAGTATGTGGACTACACGACGAGCCAGAAGGCGTTCGTTGGTCTGCTGCTCGAGCTGACTGAGAAGGGCGAGAGCAACTACGAGAAGGTCATCGCGGCATGTGTGGCCTACGCGGATTCGGTGCGTCGCACGATCGATAACACGTATATCACCAACTTCTTCCGAGAGTTTGCGCAGGTTTCCAACCGCTCCTGGACGTACAAAGACCCTGAAGACGCTGTGAACGCCGTTGTGTCTGCTGCGGAGAAGCTGGTGCTTCTGCCTAACCGTCCGGAGCTCGTATTGGCTGGCGGCGAGTTCGTGCAGCTACCTCCAGACCGCACTCTCATCCAAATCGTCCGCGAAGAAATCGACAGTTTCTTGCCGGAACGCGCGTCGGCTATCGTTGTCTTGCCCGCTGAACGCGCTCAAGAAGGTGCGGGATCGATCGCCACGTATGCTCCGTACGAGGTTCAGTACACAACTGCTGACCTTCCGGCTCTGGACGTGGCAGATTTCTTGGAGGACacgccggcctcgccggaAAAGCCTCAGGCCGGCTCCCAGACACCGGCTACCGCCCCAGCGGAGGATACCACAGAGACTACCGATGTTACATCCAAGACAGAAGGGGTCCATCAGACCGTCGAGAATGCAACCCGGCCTGAGGTAGCGCCCCAGAAATCAGAGGATCCTCAGACTGAGGATAAAACACATGCTTCTCCGGTTCctccgacgacgacggaggaGCCTCAGACGGGGCATAATGGAACCACATCTGAGCTTATTCCCGAAACGTCAGCCGAGTCTCAGACTGCGGGGGAAACAAACGCGTCACAGGGTCTTCCTCAAACGCCGGAGTCTACACCGAACCAGCAGGGTCAGAGCCCATCTGAGGTGCTGACTCCGACGCCAGAAACGAGTCCGAACGAGCAGGGTGCGACCTCATCTGACGCTCAGACATCGACGCCAGGAACGACTCCAATCGAGCATGGTGCGACCTCAAATGAGGTCCTCACTccgacgccagaggcggcgccggatgCGCAGGGTGCGACTCCACCTGAGGCGCCGACTCCGACGCCAGGAAAGACTCCAAACGTGCAGGGTGCGACGTCAACTGAGGTCGTTACGccgacgccagaggcgacTCCGAACGAGCAGGGTGCGACCTCAAATGAGGTCCTGACTccgacgccagagacgacTCCAAGCGCGCAGGGTGCGACCCCACctgagacgccgacgccgacgccagaggcggcgccggatgCGCAGGGTTCGACCTCAAATGAGGTCGTTAcgccgacgccagagacgacTCCGAACGAGCAGGGTGCGACCTCAAATGAGGTCCTCACTccgacgccagagacgacTCCAAGCGCGCAGGGTGCGACCCCACCTGAGACGCCGACTccgacgccagaggcggcgccggatgCGCAGGGTTCGACCTCGAATGAGGTCCTCACTCCGGCaccagaggcggcgccggatgCGCAGGGTGCGACTCCACCTGAGGCGCCGACTCCGACGCCAGGAAAGACTCCAAACGTGCAGGGTGCGACGTCAACTGAGGTCGTTACGccgacgccagaggcgacTCCGAACGAGCAGGGTGCGACCTCAAATGAGGTCCTCACTccgacgccagagacgacTCCAAGCGCGCAGGGTGCGACCCCACctgagacgccgacgccgacgccagaggcggcgccggatgCGCAGGGTTCGACCTCAAATGAGGTCGTTAcgccgacgccagagacgacTCCGAACGAGCAGGGTGCGACCCCATctgagacgccgacgccgacgccagaggcggcgccggatgCGCAGGGTTCGACCTCAAATGAGGTCCTTACTCCGGCACCAGAGACACCTCAGAACGAGCAGGGTGAGACCTCATCCGCGGTGCAGACTccgacgccagagacgacTCCGAACGAGCAGGGTGCGACCTCAAATGAGGTCCTCACTccgacgccagagacgacTCCAAGCGCGCAGGGTGCGACCTCAAATGAGGTCCATACTCCGGCACCAGAGACATCTCAGAACGAGCAGGGTGCGGCCTCATCTGACGCTCAGTCTTCGACGCCAGGAAAGTCGCCGAACGAGCAGGGTGCGACCTCAAATGAGGTCCTCACTccgacgccagagacgacTCCGAACGAGCAGGGTGCGGCCTCAAATGAGGTCCATACTCCGGCACCAGAGACACCTCAGAACGAGCAGGGTGCGGCCTCATCTGACGCTCAGTCTTcgacgccagaggcgacTCCGAACGAGCAGGGTGCGACCTCAAATGAGGTCCTCACTccgacgccagagacgacTCCGAACGAGCAGGGTGCGACCTCAAATGAGGTCCTCACTCcgacgccggagacgacTCCAAACGTGCAGGGTGCGACGTCAACTGAGGTCGTTACCccgacgccagagacgacTCCGAACGAGCAGGCTGCGATCCCACCTGAGGtttcggcttcttcgccagAAGCGACTCCGAACGGGCAGGGTGCGGCCTCAAATGAGGTCCATACTCCGGCACCAGAGACACCTCAGAACGAGCAGGGTGCGGCCTCATCTGACGCTCAGTCTTcgacgccagaggcgacTCCGAACGAGCAGGGTGCGACCTCAAATGAGGTCCTCACTCcgacgccggagacgacTCCAAACGTGCAGGGTGCGACGTCAACTGAGGTCGTTACCccgacgccagagacgacTCCGAACGAGCAGGCTGCGATCCCACCTGAGGtttcggcttcttcgccagAAGCGACTCCGAACGGGCAGGGTGCGGCCTCAAATGAGGTCGTTAcgccgacgccagagacgacTCCGAACGTGCAGGGTGCGACGTCAACTGAGGTCGTTACGccgacgccagaggcgacTCCGAACGAGCAGGGTGCGACCTCAAATGAGGTCCTCACTccgacgccagagacgacTCCAAGCGCGCAGGGTGCGACCCCACctgagacgccgacgccgacgccagaggcggcgccggatgCGCAGGGTTCGACCTCAAATGAGGTCGTTAcgccgacgccagagacgacTCCGAACGAGCAGGGTGCGACCCCATctgagacgccgacgccgacgccagaggcggcgccggatgCGCAGGATGCGACTTCATCTGACGCTCAGACGTCGACGGCAGGAACGGCTCCGAACGAGCAGGGTGCGACCTCAAATGAAGTCCTTTCTccgacgccagaggcgacTCCGAACGAGCAGGGTGCGACCCCACctgagacgccgacgccgacgccagaggcggcgccggataCGCAGGGTGAGACCTCATCCGCGGTGCAGACTccgacgccagagacgacTCCGAACGAGCAGGCTGCGATCCCACCTGAGGtttcggcttcttcgccagAAGCGACTCCGAACGAGCAGGGTGCGGCCTCAAATGAGGCACCGACTCCGACGCCAGGAAAGACTCCAAACGTGCAGGGTGCGACGTCAACTGAGGTCGTTAcgccgacgccagagacgacTCCGAACGAGCAGGGTTCGACCTCAAATGAGGTCGTTAcgccgacgccagagacgacTCCGAACGAGCAGGGTGCGACCCCACctgagacgccgacgccgacgccagaggcggcgccggatgCGCAGGGTTCGACCTCAAATGAGGTCGTTAcgccgacgccagagacgacTCCGAACGAGCAGGGTGCGACCCCACctgagacgccgacgccgacgccagaggcggcgccggatgCGCAGGATGCGACTTCATCTGACGCTCAGACGTCGACGGCAGGAACGGCTCCGAACGAGCAGGGTGCGACCTCAAATGAAGTCCTTTCTccgacgccagaggcgacTCCGAACGAGCAGGGTGCGACCTCAAATGAAGTCCTTTCTccgacgccagaggcgacTCCGAACGAGCAGGGTGCGACCTCAAATGAAGTCCTTTCTccgacgccagaggcgacTCAGAACGAGCAGGGTGCGACCTCAAATGAAGTCCTTTCTccgacgccagaggcgacTCCGAACAAGCAGGGTGCGACCTCATCTGAGGTCGTGACCCCGATGATCGATGCATCTTCGAGTGTGGTGAATGGAAACGTGGTTGAGGTCCTGCCGACAGGGGTCGATTCGTTTGCGGCAGCTGGGAGTCAGGAGAAGCAGTCTGCAGAGACATTAGGAGTctcgcagacgacgcaggcatCGGCGCCTGCCGGAGACCCGGCAACTGCTCAACAGCAAGCAGCGGGAAACGCGGCGACTTCCCATATGGGGGATACGACGCAAGGTACCCCCGAAGCACCTGCATTTATTTCGCTGAAATCCAATGTCTTCACACTCCCTCCCGCCCCGGCCTGCGGTCTGGCAGCAAAGATTCGTGTGGAGCCCAAGCCGGTCCCCGATATCTGCcagtcgctgtcgcctgtgCAGTTCGCCATCAAGCCAGGCGGTGGAGAGCGCGTGGAGGTGGATAGCGTCTTTACTGGGACGTCGCcgggggcggcaggcgtcACCGATGAAAGTTTGCggaacgaagacgaagctGAGAAGGAACGAAGGAGGCTTGAGGCGTCTGGGCCGCCGTGCGTGTTGGTTACGGAGGAGAGCTTTACAGTCTTCTGGAAAAACTCGGAGCCCTTCAATAAGCCGATCATTCGCGGCTACTTCAAGACCCGAATCGCTGCTGACGCTGCGACAGGCATCAACACGCTGTACGGGAAAATTTTTACTACGTTGGCGGGCGAAAGAGCGCGAACCGATCTAGCTGCTTTCCAAGGATGTGGCGTCGACCTCATCATGTCCTTCACGAATGGCGCTCTCATCCTTGAAATTCAA GCGTTCTCCGAGCTCTTCCCCACCGTCCTGCAGCGTTTGATTCAAGTGttgaagaaggcgaaagaggAGACCACCGCTAAAGATTTTTGGAGGATTTTCAAGAAC CTCAAGGAGCAGCTGTCGGACTTCTCCTCCATGACACCATTCGAGCTCGCCATGGACGTCGCTCTCAGCTTCGTGCGACGAAACCGGTTCTCCCAAATTGAcctgcggcaggccgcgacgTCTGCAAgttcggcgcctgcagatgAAGAGGCTCAGTTCAGTCAGTTCCAGGATTTCGTCAAGCGCGTCCTATCTACGAATGCGCTGGACGTCTTCATCATGGGAGACATAAGTTACACGGACGCGCGAATCCTCGCCGAGAAATACCGGGCTGCCATGTCTCAGCAGCCGCTTCCATTCTCCAAGAGTGCAGGCAGCGAG ATTTTAAATGTAGCTGAAGACATCGAGATCAATTTCCCGAACCCGATTGCTGAGGACACGACGAACGCATACGTCTCGCTCTACGTGACACACCCGCCTCCCGATATGATGGAGATGGTTGTGTACTCCCTCCTTGGCGAAATAATCAGTTCTCCGTTCTTCGATACGATCCGCACGCACTGGATGGACGGTTacgtcgctgcagcagccgttCGAGAAGTCCCGCCCGCCATGACCCTTGCGACAATCGTTCAG GGCTCTACGCGATCGCCCGATGAACTGGAGCGCCACGTCTGCGCTTTCTTGAGTGAAATGGAAGAGAGCATTGGGTCGTCGATGAAGCCTGACGCCTTCGTGGAGAGACTGCGGTGGCTCATCGGCAGCAAATTTCACAGGAGCGCCTCGAGCTTCGCGGATTATTTCGGAGA GGTGACCACTCAAATTGCATCGCGCAACTTCTGCTTCATCCGAGAACAG CTGGCGCGTTTGGCGGCGGAGAATTTCCTGAAGTGCCCTGAAATTCTCAAGTACTATATGAAGCGGCTTGTTAACAAGTCCAACCGCAAGCGCGTCGCTGTCAAG ATCAAGGGCAACAGCCCAGCGCCCGTGACCAAAGATTCGCCTGCAGCCAGTGCCGCGTCTCCAGCTCTTGCAGCGCCAGCTCTGCCTAACCGATGCCTGCTTCCTGGTATATCTTCGTTCGATTCCGCCACTCCTGTCGAAGTTCGCCAAGCGCCGTCTCTGTCGACCGGGATGGCCCTGCCATCGGCGGCTTctcccgcggctgctgcgtcaACAAGCGGGACGCGCAGCCCTGCCGAaggcggagctgcggcgggggCTCCGGCTCCTTCAGCTGACGCGGTACGCACATCCAAAAACATCTCACAATCAGCTGAAGCAGCCGCGGTGGCCGCACCGGAAGACCAGAAGGCggggccgcggcgtctccgcactGCAGCGGCTCGAGGCTCGACGACTGGAACGCCGACTGCCGCTAGCTGGAAGGCCGACAAGGTCGCTGAGAGCCGTGTGCTCGCTGCCGGTGACGCCGGGCGACGTGGAAGCTACAGCAGCAAGTACGGAGCTCAGAGTGTGTTCAGAAgcagccgcatgcaggcagACTTCTCCTCGCCGATCTTCACTCttggcgagggcgccgacgaaggcgcgtcCCTCATTCAGGTCGAGACACACATCTCGTACCAAGAAGGGCCGAAGGAGCCGCAGCCAACGCCCAGCGTTACCACGACTCCGGAGCCACGAGCCAAAATGCCGTTGATTTCCACGGGAACGAAACAGCGAGACGGTAATCTCAAACTGACCGAAATTGCCACGACCGAATATGATTacgaagaagatgaagaagcggATACGCCGATCCAGTTCCTACCTCTCGCCAATCAAATTGCGCCTCACATCCTCGAGCGCTGTGAAGCGGACCAACGCGCAGCACTCGACGGACAGCG GATCATTGTGGAGGATTTCTTCAACAATCCCGAGCAGGCGCGCAACATCATCTTCTCGAAGCtcgagaagaagctgcatTCGTCGGGAGACagcctctcccctctctgGTTGAGCTTCAGCCGTTCGGAGTCGTGCAGCATTCGCACCGGTACCATAGCCAAAGCGGAGGAGGTCTGCGGCGTATCCGATGACAGTCAGATGGAGgctgtcctcgtcgtctcgcctGAGCAGCCTCTCCCGGGTTTGACACCCAGGCCCCCCGTCATTGGTGAGGCACCCGCTGCCAGCGATCCTgccgcgcctgaggcggcagcgccagcggaTATGCCTGCAGGGccgaagcagcagcaggttGTAGAAGCTCGAGCAGATGGTGCCCCGGACGCTGATGTCTCATCGTCGAATGTGGCGCCCGCTTCGAATCCATCTGCCAATCTGGAGGCCCCTGGAGACAGCGCCGTTCCGGCGGAAAAGGAGACGATCAAGCAGTTGACCGAGTTGCAGAGGGAAGGCTCAGTTGCGGTTATGGAAGAGCAGATCCGGCTTCTCCAGACGACACAGAAAAGACAAATTGCGGAACAGGCGAGacttctgcaggcgcggcaagCCCGCCTGGAAATGCAGTCGATCTCGCAGGCGAATCATCTCCTGCAGCAACGCCTGGATGCCATGAAGCAGTacggcgcgcgcccgacAACGATGTTCAACACTTGGCTCGCCCCTCAGCGACACGCGATGTGGCAGAGCCCGACCAGAGGCACCGGAGGACCGTCTGGCGTTTTCTCGTCGGACATCGCCCCCTCGCTCGTTTCGCATGTCGCCAGTGCCGtacaggcgccgcgggccgtGGCGGGGGGACTCAGCCCTGCGTCATCTCTGCACCAGATCGCGGAACCGTCGCTGTTCAGGCGAATGCTGGAAAACATTTGGTCCAGGGAACAGGCGCTGGTGCAACAACAACATCAGCTTCAGTTGGCAAGCGCTCAAGCTGCTTCACAGATGACTCCCGTCTCAACCGTGTCAGCCAACGCGAACGCTAACGCTTGGGCAGCAGGTCAGTTTCAGCAGTTGGGTCAAGCCGCTGCTCTTCCGCCCCAGGttgccgccgccacgccagTCCTGGCGTCCTCGTTGGCTGGAGCGACGCCCATGCAGCAAGTGGTGGCCTCGAACCTTCAGGCCGGcttcgcgcctcgtccgTCGTCTTTGGCCTCTGGGTCTTCGTACTCTGCCCTCCCGACTGTGTCGCAGGAGCAGGGACCAGCTGTGATGACGGTTCTACCGCCACAGCATGCGGGCGTGCGTTCAGTTCTTTCGGAGCGGCCTCTTCTTGCGCCACAAGCTGCGTCCGCattctcgcctgcgtctccctctgcggctgTCCCATACGCGGCCACGTCTGTGCctgtcgcgcagcagcactcGCGTTACCCCGCTCTTCAGCAGGCGGCTGTTGTAGGAAGCCGCCAAGTGTTCCCCAGTGTCGCCGCGGTGAACTACCAGGTCGCCGCGGTACAGCCACACTTTGCGGCTGAGCCTCAGGCCTCGAAGCCTATGTTCTACGCCAGCGGAACGGTCACTCCGGCTGCCCTTGCGGCCGGAAACAATAGCCAGCAAGCggtggctgcagcggctcagGCGAGCTCTGCGGTAGCCACAGAAATGTAG